The following is a genomic window from Amycolatopsis sp. BJA-103.
CGATGACATAGGCGTCGCGGGCATCGGTTTTGGCGTTGCCGGGGTAGAGATCGGCGATGCGGCGCATCGCCAGTCCTGGCAGATAAGCCACGTCGTGGCCGCAGGCGCGGGCGACCGCGACCGGCAGCGCCCCGATGGTCGCGGGCTGATCCACGACCACCAAGATCTGCCCGTGAACGGCGAGTTTGTCGAACATCGCCCGCAGTTTGGGCTCGGTGTTGGGCAGCGGCGCGTCGTGCAGCCGTTTCCCGGCCGGGTCCAGGCCGACCGCGTGATGCTCGCCCTTGCCGACGTCCAAGCCGAGGAAAACCGCGTAGTCGCTGGTCATCGAAGGTATCTTCCGTCCGTCGTGCACGGTCACCAGTCGAGCACCAAAGGCCGGCAGCCACGTTACGACGAGACCTACCCGAAGGCGGCCGTGTCCCTATCAGCGGTCCCTCGATGCCACCAAACCCGGTGACACCACCCCCCGGATCATGGGTACGACTGGGGGACTAAGTCATGCCGGGCCTGGCGACCACGAGCCCCTCAACCAGGAGCCACGAAAAAGGTAACGGGGAGGGGGAAGCGCGGGGGTCGCCGGGTGGAGGCACCGATGTGGCATTGGGGACGTTGAGTGTCCCCAATGTGGCATTGGGGGCGTCCGCGTCAGGGGCTCAAAGGAGCTCAAGTCCGTGAAGGCAAGTCCCGCCGCCGCGTAGGCACGGCCGTCAGCAGCGTGAACAGCACCGCGGCGATCTGCGCCAGCAGCAACAGGTTCCGCGTGGTGCCCTGGTGCTCCACCACCACCTCCGAAGGCGTGGGAGGCACCGAGACCGCCACCTGATGCCCCCAGGCCCGCACGATCGGCACGGCCTTGCCGTCCACGGTCGCCTGCCAGCCCGCCTCGAATTCCGCGGCCAGCACGAGCAGCCGTCCGGTCGGCCCTTCCGAGACGCGCACCCGCACGTCCGGCAGTCCGGCCTGCACCGGCGCCACCCCTGGCGACGCCCCCGGCGCGCCCTTCCCGGTCACGGCCGCCTGCGCCAGTTCCGGCGAGATGAGCGCCACCTGACCGCCCGCGGGCAGCAGCCGCAGCACCGGACGCCCGTCCGAGGTCGGCGCCGCCGCAACCACCAGATCCCGCGCGAGTTCGACGAAAGCCGAACCGTCCGCACCGGCGGGCAGCACGACGTACAGCACACCGGAAGCCGCAGCGGCCGCGAAGGCCTGCTTGACCGCGTCCGGCGAACCGGTCAGCAGGTCGCGGCGCCACGAGGCCAGTCTGTCTGCGCTGCCGGGTGTCGGCGCGAGTTCGTCGTCGCCGTAGAGCGGCAACCGGCCCCCGGTCTGCCGAACGGGCTCACCCACGACCAGGACCGAGCGTCCGCTGGAGGCCAGGTCGTCGACGGCGAGCGAGGGACGCGCGCCCGACCTCAGCGGGCCTTCCCGGCCGGCGGCGACCGCGCCGGTCACCAGCGTCAGCAGCACGAGCACTCCGGCCACGGCCGTGACCTTCGTCAGCCACGGCGCGGGCTCGACGGTCGTCCCGCCGCGCTGCCAGGTGGCCAGCACCGTCCACAGCAGCCCCGCGCCGATCACCAGCAGCGGCACCCCGGCGTACCCGGTCGCGTGCGCGCCGCCCGTCATCGGCGTCACCGCCACGAACCGCACCGCCACGAGCCCGAGCACACCCAGCACGACGACGGCGACACCGGCGCCCGCGCCCTTCGACGGCCGGACCACCAGCGCGACGATCGCGGCCGCGACCAGCGCCACCCCGATCGGCCAAGCGCCGGGACCGCCCGGATCCAGTCCGGCGAGGTCGGCACCGGACGCGGCCGTGGCGGCACCGCCGAGCCCGTGCAGCAGCAGTTCCGGATGCCGTAGCAGCACACTCGGCCACGGCAGCAGCAACGCCAGCGGCAGGAAGACCACGATGCCGACCGACGCGATCCGCCGCGCGAGCCCGGTCGGCGAGGGCAGCACCACGAACCCGACCACCAGCCCGACCAGCGCCAGCGCGTGCGCCAGCGGCGAGAAGGCGCCGATGAGCGCCAGCCCGATCGCGCTCAGCGCGGAAACGTGCAGCCATCGCGAGTCCGCGCGGACCAGCAGCCCGACGATGCCCGCGATCACCAACGGCAACAGCAGGTGCACGACGACGACGTCGAGCCGCCCCTGCGCGACCGAAGCCGTGGCGGCGGGCAGCACGCCGTACGCCGCCGCGACGACGGCACGAACCCAGCGACGCACGCGAAGGTGCCGAGTGGCCACGTAGGCGCTCAGGGCGGCGAGCGGGATGTCCCCGATCAGCAGGATCGCGACCAGCGCCGCGGGTCCGCCGATCGGTGTGAAGATCGCTCCGAGGGTGCCCAGCACCGGCAGGGTCGCGGGCGCGGGGCTCGCCGTCCCGCCCGCGATCGCGTGCCACGGCGCGAGATACGACGACCAGATCTCGCCGAGTCCGCCGACAGGCAGCAGTTTTCCGCCGAAGAGGTCCAGTCCGAGCCGGGAACCGTTGACCACGAAAGCGAGCGCCGTCAGCACGACCAGCATGAGGACCGGCGGGGCGAACACGGTCGCGCCGAGCACCCGCTTGCGGTCGACCTCGACGAACACGAGTTCCGGCTCCGGCCGCCGCCCGCCGTCACGCGGCACCGGCGACGGTTTCGGCCTGCCCGCGACGGGTTTCTCGGATACGTCTTCGGGGACAGCGACCGCGACGACCGCGCTGGGCCGCCGGAGTCCCGTCCCCCGCGAGCCGACCCCGCGCATCGCCCCGGCGGGCAGCGCCCCGGGGCCGACGGGGCGATCTTGCCCGGCCCGCAACGCCTCCGGCGGGATCCAGGCGCCTTCCTGGTCCGCGCTCTCCGGCACGGTCCCGAGGGCGAAGTCCCGTTCGACACCTCGCCGGACGAGGCCGACGACACCGGCGCGGACCGCGTTGCGCATCCGCGTCGCCCGTCCGGTGAACAGGCCGCGGACGTCACCGGGCCGGTCGGTCTTCCGGCGTTCGGCGCGGGCCGCGCGCAGTCCGCCGCGGCCGCGCAGCAGGTACCAGGTCGCCGCGAGTTCCGCGCCCGCCTCGCCGGTGCGGCGCAGCAGCAGGAACGCGAGCGCCCGGAAGAGCGCGAAGAACGGAATTCGAATCAGGCCGAACCAAAAGGACAACGGGGAGCAATTGACGAGGAACACCCGGAGCCCGTGCGCGCGGTTCGCCGTCGCGAGGGAAAGGCCGAGCGCGTCCGGTTCCCGTTGCCCGGTACTGAGCGCGCGGGCGTGCCGGAGCCTGGCGTCCGCCACCGAGAGCACGCGGCCGCCCGCGGCGTTGGCGCGCCAGCCGAAGTCGAGATCCTCGCGCAGCAAGGGAAACCCGGGGTCGTAGCCGCCGAGGTCGTGCCAGACTTCCCGCCGCACCAGTGATCCCGCGCTCGGCACGGCGAGCACCGCGATGTCGGCCTCTTCGGGCGAGATCTGCTGCCGGTGGCCGATGGCGTCGGTCGACAGTCCGGCTTCGACGATCAGCCGCGGGTCGCTCCAGTCCACCGCGAGGGGACCGAGCACCGTCGCCTCGGGCTCGTTTTCGGCCGCTGCCAACAGATTTTCGAGACAGTCCGGTTCCGGCGCGCAGTCGTCGTGCAGCAGCCAGAGCCAGCCACCGGGATCTCCCCAGCGTTCGATCGCGTGCTCGACGGCCTCGCCGACCGCGGCACCGAAGCCGACATCATCCGAAAGTGTGAGAATCCCGTCCAGAACGGGAGTGGTGTCGGTACCGCCGACGACGCCTTCGGGCGCGGCCGCGTCGGCGAGGATCTTGGCCGTCCGGTCGGTGGAGCCGGTGTCCACGGCGAGTACGTGCCGGGGCCGGACACCGCTGCGCCGGAGCGCGGAAAGCGCCAGTGGCAACCAGTTCTCGCCGTTGTGACAGACCACAATGGCCAGTACGGGGACCGTGCGCAGCACAGGTGACGCGGCAGTGCGAGACAACGGGCACTCCAGATGTGGCGGCGAAGTCGAGTGCCGCCACCCTACGACGCGACCCTGTCACCCGTTGGTGGCCCCACTATGTGGATGCGGGGCAGGAAGCGATCTCCGGCGCACTGGAGGTGCCGGAGATCGCCGTCACACAGCTCGCTTTTTCAGTTTCCTACGCTCACGTTCGGAGAGCCCGCCCCAAATACCGAACCGCTCGTCATGCGCGAGGGCGTACTCGAGGCACTCGTCCTTGACCTCGCAACCGAGGCAGATCCGCTTGGCTTCGCGGGTGGAGCCGCCCTTCTCGGGGAAGAACGCCTCCGGGTCCGTCTGCGCGCAGAGGGCCCGTTCCTGCCAGTCCTGCTCTTCCGCGGAGGCATCGTCGAAAAGCTCGGTGAGATCGCCCAGTTGCTGCTCCGGGACCTCACCCCAACCCACGACTTGCCCCCATTCCCTTCCATCTGCTTCCAACCGCACGTCCGCCTCCTCGCTGTCCACGCACTCCCCAGGCTGGCGGTGTTGAAACACCATCCGCCGCCCCCTTCCAGCGACGAATGACATCACTGTGATTACACCCGTGTAGTGCGGTCAGGTCAAGCGGAGTAGCGAGTTCGGGGGATACCCGCGCCCCATCGCGCAAGGGGACACGCCGGTAACTTCACATCGGGCATACGGAAGACTGGTGGAGTGCAGAGATCAGCAGTGCGGCCCAGCCCGATCTTCCTCGGCATCCTCGCGGTCACCGTCCTGGGCGGTGTACTGGCGGCTTTCGGTGATGCGACCACGATTTCCAGCCAGAAGTACGACCCGCTGATCATCGCCGGGGTGGTCCTTCTCGTCGCCGGCGGCTGGGTCGCGTCACTGACGCTGCACGAGTTCGGGCACGCCGTCGTGGCGTTCCGCGGCGGTGACCACAGCGTCGCCCACAAGGGTTATCTGACCATGGACGTCCGGAAATACACGGATCCGGTGCTGTCCATCATCCTGCCGTTGGTGTTCCTCATCATCGGCGGCATCCCGCTGCCGGGTGGCGCGGTGTGGATCGAACACGGGCGCCTGCGGTCGCGATCCGTCCAGTCGTGGGTGTCGCTCGCCGGGCCGCTGAGCAACCTCGCCGTCGGCGTGGTGCTGGCGCTCCTCGTCGCGCTGGTGCCGATGGCGAACGGGCTCGTGATCGGGCTCTCGTTCCTGGCGCTGCTTCAGATCGTCACGTTCCTGCTGAACATCCTGCCGATCCCCGGCCTCGACGGCTGGGGCGCGATCGAGCCGTACCTTTCGCCCGGTGCGCGCGAGTTCGGCGCGAAGGTCCGGCCGTGGGCGCCGATCGCGCTGTTCGCCGTGCTGTTCCTTCTGCCGGGAGCCAGCCCGCTGCTGTGGAAGGTGTCCTACGCGATCTTCGACACCGTCGGGGGTTTCAAACTCGCCGCCATGTACGGCCAGGACGCGTTCACGTTCTGGAACTGAGTTCGCCGTCGGGGTGTTCGACGAACCACTCGTGCGCCCGTTTCCAGACTCGTTTGAGGCCGGACCGCTCGCCGAGGTAGTCGCCCGCCATGCCGACGACCGGCAACTTCCCGAGCGCACGGTGGAAAAGGCGGCCACGAGGCCGCTTCTCCAGTTCTTCGACGATGCCCAGTAGTCCCCGGCCGAGTCGCCACAGCGTGCCCGCGGCCGCCTTCAGGGTGACCTTGCCGTGCTTCTTCTTCGCTTCGTCGAGTTCTTCGGTGAGCTTCGCCGCTTCGTCGTCTTCGGCGGCCTTGTCGTGTTCGGCGTGCTTGCCCGCCGCGACCACCGGATCGATGTCGCGTTCGAAGAGCACCCACGCGATCAGCCGGACGCGGGCGCCGACGTCGGTCACGCCGTACTCCCCCGCGATCGCGCACAGCAACACTCCTTGCGACGCCGAGCCGAGCGCGTCCTGCACGGGCAGCCTGTCGGCGAGCGCGCCGCCGAGGCCGGGGATCGCGGTGATCAACGCGGTGAACCGGCCGACCCGGTTAACCCACCAGTCGGTCCGCTGGTAGTTCGTCATCTCCGCCCAGGCCGCGGTGCCGGGCACCTTGACCGAGGTGATCCCGTCGAGCAGCTTGTCCTTCAGTTTCGGCTCGACGCCTTCCAGCGCGTCCTCACGCCGCCCCCTGGCCTGCAGGCCGAACGGATCCGCGTCGCGCAACGCGTCGACCATCGGACCGCAGGCGCGGACGAACGGCCGCAGCACCGCCACGACCTGGCGATCCGAAATCGCTTCACCCATCTTCGCCTCCCTTGGCGGCTTTCGCCGCCGTGCCCAGACCGCTGCCCAGCGCCAGCGCTCCCGGAAGGGCGCCGCCGCCGATCAGCAGCAGTGCCCGCCAGTCCTGTACCAGCACCAGATCACCACCGGGCCCGGTCACACCCATCCCGAGTACGACAAGTACCCAGACGAGCAGCGGAATCACCGAAAAGGAGGGCCGGACCACTTTCGCGGTCGTCCTCACCAACAGCGGCGTGGTGATCACCGCGAGGACCACGGTCACCGGGAACGGGGCGTCACCGAGTTTCGGCAGCACGATGCCGTCGAGCCGCAGTGGCAGGAAGAACAGTTCGAGCAGACCGAGCAGAAGCGCGGCGAAGCACAGCACCACCAGCATCAGGCGCCGTCCGGTCGAGAGCGGCTGTGACGGGACGGTCACTTCGCGAGTCCCCCGAACAGGTCGGCCGCGGAACCTTCGGCCGGTCCGTGGGCGAGCACGAAGTACTCGTCCGGGGTGATCGG
Proteins encoded in this region:
- a CDS encoding glycosyltransferase family 2 protein; translation: MSRTAASPVLRTVPVLAIVVCHNGENWLPLALSALRRSGVRPRHVLAVDTGSTDRTAKILADAAAPEGVVGGTDTTPVLDGILTLSDDVGFGAAVGEAVEHAIERWGDPGGWLWLLHDDCAPEPDCLENLLAAAENEPEATVLGPLAVDWSDPRLIVEAGLSTDAIGHRQQISPEEADIAVLAVPSAGSLVRREVWHDLGGYDPGFPLLREDLDFGWRANAAGGRVLSVADARLRHARALSTGQREPDALGLSLATANRAHGLRVFLVNCSPLSFWFGLIRIPFFALFRALAFLLLRRTGEAGAELAATWYLLRGRGGLRAARAERRKTDRPGDVRGLFTGRATRMRNAVRAGVVGLVRRGVERDFALGTVPESADQEGAWIPPEALRAGQDRPVGPGALPAGAMRGVGSRGTGLRRPSAVVAVAVPEDVSEKPVAGRPKPSPVPRDGGRRPEPELVFVEVDRKRVLGATVFAPPVLMLVVLTALAFVVNGSRLGLDLFGGKLLPVGGLGEIWSSYLAPWHAIAGGTASPAPATLPVLGTLGAIFTPIGGPAALVAILLIGDIPLAALSAYVATRHLRVRRWVRAVVAAAYGVLPAATASVAQGRLDVVVVHLLLPLVIAGIVGLLVRADSRWLHVSALSAIGLALIGAFSPLAHALALVGLVVGFVVLPSPTGLARRIASVGIVVFLPLALLLPWPSVLLRHPELLLHGLGGAATAASGADLAGLDPGGPGAWPIGVALVAAAIVALVVRPSKGAGAGVAVVVLGVLGLVAVRFVAVTPMTGGAHATGYAGVPLLVIGAGLLWTVLATWQRGGTTVEPAPWLTKVTAVAGVLVLLTLVTGAVAAGREGPLRSGARPSLAVDDLASSGRSVLVVGEPVRQTGGRLPLYGDDELAPTPGSADRLASWRRDLLTGSPDAVKQAFAAAAASGVLYVVLPAGADGSAFVELARDLVVAAAPTSDGRPVLRLLPAGGQVALISPELAQAAVTGKGAPGASPGVAPVQAGLPDVRVRVSEGPTGRLLVLAAEFEAGWQATVDGKAVPIVRAWGHQVAVSVPPTPSEVVVEHQGTTRNLLLLAQIAAVLFTLLTAVPTRRRDLPSRT
- a CDS encoding WhiB family transcriptional regulator, with the translated sequence MVFQHRQPGECVDSEEADVRLEADGREWGQVVGWGEVPEQQLGDLTELFDDASAEEQDWQERALCAQTDPEAFFPEKGGSTREAKRICLGCEVKDECLEYALAHDERFGIWGGLSERERRKLKKRAV
- a CDS encoding site-2 protease family protein; the encoded protein is MRPSPIFLGILAVTVLGGVLAAFGDATTISSQKYDPLIIAGVVLLVAGGWVASLTLHEFGHAVVAFRGGDHSVAHKGYLTMDVRKYTDPVLSIILPLVFLIIGGIPLPGGAVWIEHGRLRSRSVQSWVSLAGPLSNLAVGVVLALLVALVPMANGLVIGLSFLALLQIVTFLLNILPIPGLDGWGAIEPYLSPGAREFGAKVRPWAPIALFAVLFLLPGASPLLWKVSYAIFDTVGGFKLAAMYGQDAFTFWN